The Eleginops maclovinus isolate JMC-PN-2008 ecotype Puerto Natales chromosome 10, JC_Emac_rtc_rv5, whole genome shotgun sequence nucleotide sequence GTAGCAGCTCAATAGTGTTTGGACTATGGAGTTGCTACTGTATAATCTCACCAAGCTACATCAGCGGGTTTTTATAATGTAACCTATCACTGGTCTGCAGCAGGTCACTCTTTCATTTCATCACCGACTGAGCAACATGGGCGTGCACAACAGTCACTAAAGAATgtgggaaaaggaaaacaacttcTGCTGATTGAGTCATTGCTAGTTTACATCagtaaattatttaatttaatgaagtgttattttatatatatatatatttgggaaTTGTTGCATTTTTCAGctctatttcacttttattgctgtttcttttaaatgttgtttgtttgtatcaCATTTTTCACAAGAAATCAGGATCCAAATTAGTTTTCGAAGCAGTTATGTCATATGAAATGAGTCTTTAGTTGTCAACCAGTCTCCATATTGTcaaaatagacaaaaataaagttgaataacTTACTCTGACTCTTTTCTGTCAGGGCTGTTCAACCCTTTTCGCGGCTTGCTGAAGCTCGGTCACCTGGAGCGCCGAGGTGCGATGGGAATGTGGCGTGATCACTACTGTGAGCTGTCGCCCTTCGAGTTCCGTCTGTATCTCAACGCAGAGGAGCGCACCTGCAGCGACAACTGCTCCCTGCTGCGCTGTGAGGAGGCCCGCATCGCCTCGCCCGAGGGCCGCTTCGAGGTGGCCTTTCCTGGGAAGCGGCTGTACCTCCGGGCGGCCAATCGGGACGAAGCCGAGGACTGGGTGGACCGGATAGTAGAAGCCCTCAACAAATGCCGACCAGCAGCTCGTGCTGATGACCACTGGGAGGTTCTGGTACCAACCACTGAGAACGGTGTGGATGCGTTGTCCCCAACCTCCGCCCCCTCTAGCCCTGAGCGCACTTCATTATCCTCTGACACAGGGATGGGTGGGGTGCAGAGGCGCCTCCTCCACAGGAATTCGATTGGTCTCGGACTGCTGATCTGGAAAGGGATGCGATCAAAGAAACAGTTTTGTACTTCTCCAACGATCCCGAGGCTCGGATATGGGCTCCTCTggtcttctccctctctttggaGGCCTTGAAAGGTTTCCGGGTAGAAGAGGGGAGGAAGCTGCTGCGGCAGACCCACCTGATTGAGGAAATCCGGGACGTGGTGCCCGATGTCTCTCTGGGAGGGCCGGCCTTTTTTAAACTCCTGACCGTCAGGGACACGCTGAGACTCCGAGCGGAGGACCCCGAGGAGGCTCGCTCCTGGAGGGTTCTGATCCGCGGAGCTCTGGACTCATACCTGGAGAGcggggaggagggagggtcGGTGGAGCCAGCTGTGGTGACTGGAAACCTCCAACGACTGGTGCAGCACAGACTCAAAGAAGATGGAGCCCTTCTTGTTAATCTGTGCACTGTGCCGTCAGAGAAGGGGCTCGACACTCAGAGCTTCAAGTGTGCAGGTAATAACAAGTTTTCAATATTGCGACAAATAGCATGAACAAACATTGATTATCCTGGTTGAGTTGATTTTAGATCAATCCAGTCAGGTTTAGTTTCATTGACATAATTGAGATGAAATGATGTCCATGTGTGAGAGGCAAGAATGTTCTGCATTTATTGTACGAGTAATGACTTTTAACAATCAATCTTTTATCAAAACAGCCAAATATTTGTCTGTTGTTTAACTCATTAATTAGTCAGTAGTCGTTGCAGCTCTAGTTGGTCTTCTGGTCCTGTATCTGCCAGTcattctgatttatttaaacCTTCTTGATATATTTCCCAACTTTAGTAACAGATTACATATGCAAGGAAGGAAATGATAAAACTATAACTGACTACAGCAAGTAAACTAGTGATTTGCTGTGAATTCCAGAGCAACCTTTAGTTATTTGTAGACTCATTTAAATGTAGCGTTTTCAACACAATTGCAGCATCAAACAGCAAGGTAAACTCTTTCTGATAAATAACATTAGTCTGTTTTATAATTAGTGTCCTCCCATAGCAAGCAACACAACTTTTGAATAACCTTTATAGGGTGTCCCTACTGTGTGGATGGGTGTttaggagtgtgtgttgtgtgtctgagCATGGATgaatttgttttcacattttcgACATTGCGCAGGTTGTCCTCAGCAGATAGGCCCATCCCGAGGCAGAGCCCGGCTTTGTGAGTTCACGGGAAAGTACTACTGTGAGTCCTGTCACCACGGCGACACCAGCATCATCCCTTCACGCATGGTGCACAACTGGGACGTCGCACAAAGAGAGGTAGGTGCAGAACCTCTAACACCACAGAGGCTGTTATCAGAGTTCAGGCTGAAACAACAAAATCATCTAGGGACTGCGAtgagagaaaaatgtataaagccTTGCCGTGTTGCATTGTTGGTAGTGTAGACACCAGATTCTGacaaaggaggaggaaaatgtCTGGTTGTGTTACATAAAAGTAGTTTCAGTGGTGTGATTTTAAATACTGAGACTTTTTTTGTATAAACCCAGGTGTTTCTGTAGAGTTGCAAACAAAGATTAGGCTACTCtaatattattagtattatactATTTATAGCATTAGAGAAGATTCCAGTGCTTGCTGCAAAATGTTATTCCTGATGCGTATGATCCAGAGCCTTGTAAAGACCAAGAGACAACAAAACGATAGATGTCTTCACTTCcaaaattcatttattttcacctTGAATTTCAGCTTCAATACATTTTCACTGTAGTCAATAACTGTTTGCTCTTCCAATTGCAAGGGTAGGCTCGCACTGAATAATTATATTCATTAAAGTAAGTGGATTTAATAGAAAATATCCATATGATCAGAATGGgaacttttgtttttccttttttgggggATGACCACAGACATTTAGAGAGTCATTTTTAATCCTCAAAGGATCCTTCAGCCTTACAAGTTAGAAACACATTCATCAGTCACAACTTCGTCACGTCCTGACctcctgcgtgtgtgtgtatctctccAGGTGTCTAAGAAGGCCCTGCGTCTGCTGGCTCAGGTGGAGCAGGAGCCTCTGCTGAACCTGGAGCAGCTGAACCCTGAGCTGGTGAAGCACGCAGACTCCATGTCTGATGCCCACGTGCTGCGGCAGAGGCTGCGTCTGCTGGGAGACTACCTGCTCACCTGCCGCAGCGGAGCTGGCAAAAAACTCCTGGCCAGGTGTGTGTACACAGGTGGCTTTTGCATTTTAGCATATTTTACCACAACATTATattatacttttctttttcGTAATTCTCCTTCAGAATGGAGCAGCGTACATACCTGCTGGAGTCGAGCCATCTGTACAGTGTCCTGGACCTGCGACAGGTACCCTGCTGTGTTCATCATGTTGATGCCCCTCGCATATCCCACCTggaaacatctttaaatgtgtgtttttcttttctagaTAGCAGAGGGTCAATATGCAAACTACCTGGTGACACTGCTGCAGTACGCCTCCAACCACGTGTTCCACTGTGACCTGTGCACGCAACGCGGCTTTATATGTCAGATATGCCACGCCAATGACATCATCTTCCCCTTCCAGTTTGACATCACCACCAGGTATGTATCCAATAACTTTTTGGTTTTGGAGTATTTGTTTCAAGTTAAGTAAGTTTGTGAAAGAAGACAGAATTTAGGagggaaagtgttttttttacacataatGGGAAATACAATGCACAtgtatgtatttaatacctGTATTTACAGtgtcatatttaaacaaaaacaaatgcactctaattaaaatgtttcataattAGTTAGTATGTCATTTTACATTCCCTCAATTTGAGGGAAAATAAAGTCGATGCAGCAAATGTCAACCATAGAATCtatccatttttatttaatgtattggtTTCTAAATTGCTGTCACATTCAGTTTCtgtaattctttttttcttatcatCTCTACCCCAGGTGTAAAGATTGTAAGGCTGTGTTTCACCTGGCCTGCAAAGCTGCGGGGGTGTCGTGTCCCCGCTGTCAGCGGATGAAGAAATACCTGGAGAGGGATCTGCGGGTCTTGAGCGCTGACGGAGAGAACATTAACTGAAAATCTAGCTTTCACATGAAGTAACCTCAAGTGCAATTATGAGGGCGATTTGCCTGACTTAACAGTAGAGGGCGGTGTGTGGGCGACTGTGCTGAAGTAGCTAAACTCTTGCACTAACTTAAAGTCACATCGGACCTCATGATGCTGACATAACCCAGCCAAATATTACTGACTTTAATACATCTCTGAATCCAGACCACGCCACTGCATCAAAACGGAGGACTGGGCAACGGTGGAGGTTGCTGCCAAGAATCATATCCAACACCTTTttacagcattttatttttactttgccTTACAGTGTGGGGAATAGGGCTGTACcgaatgtctttcttttttttcacgaTTGATGTTCTTGAATGATGATTCAGATAACTGTCgtaaaaaataccaaaaaaaacCGGCTTACTGAATCATTGATACAGTCAATGtgtaagacttttttttatcaaatcaaCTTATTTAATGAATATagcatatttagttttttcaacataaatacatgtggGTGCAGAAATATCAGGTTTGAAACGCATTGGaatttttcatttgaatgtcatTGTTATGAATGAAGTTTTTAGTATTCGGTACAGCCCTAGCCGTTCTTCACCATCATGTTTACCGGAAATGCTCCACAGAGCTTCCTGCATTTGTCTCAGACGCACATATTTAAACAGAATGCAGCAGTGACGTTGGGTGCtgagaatacaaaaaaaggaaaacagcacTTAAAATGTTCTAATCggcacatttattttaattgtgccttctttttaatttaagctttacactattttcctttttgtgtgtgttaaacaaGGGGCCAAAAAGCATCACACAGGCTATTATTTTTTACCATAACCAGATGAGGAAAATGAATGATGATAATAGTACATTTCTGCATTAGTTGCTGATTTGGTAGAATAGTAAAAATCATTAACTGAGAAGACTTTGTTGAATGTTTCTTTGAGTATATTAACtcaaaaaaatagttttaaaaataatctaatcTTGTTTGATTCATACTGATGTAATTCATAAGGTTGCTTGCGGCAAATTATTAGATATCACATTGATACTGAAGTCAAATCCATTTAGCATATTTGCACCTGGCTATGACTGTTCAAGTGATATTTTATCAAGATTTTAGttgaagtaaaaagaaatagaaatgaacaGAAGGTTTGCTTGTCGAGTGCATTtagatatatacagaacataTCACCTGCAAGTGGCAAGTACTGAATACTGCAGTACTGTTgttcaatgttttcatttcatttaatacaGATGCATAAATGACCATcatgaaacaaaatgtcattgtgTCATTTCATGAATCTGTTCTGTTTTAGGCAGAATTGATCATTGTATCAGACCTGACACTTTATTAGAGAGGTGTTGGGAAATACATTGACCTGGCTGACATATGCATCCACATGCAGTCATCTACATCCACATGCAGTCATCTACATCAGAACATTTTCTGAAGAGTATGAATCCTTAAAATCAACTTGATTGCTTTTTTAGCATTTAAGTATGGCTACAATGCAAAACGAATAACATTATGTTTTTGAACATTCATCACAGGATGAAAATGCTgattaatatttgttattaaggCAATTATTTCCTGGgtaatatctgtttataatttTAAATGAGACATCCCTTAATCATAGTGTAAATTTCCTCCCAAAGAAATCCAGTGCATGTCTGTCCTATCTGTTCTAGTAATttacatcaataaaaacaaagacgCCACTCGCGAGAGTATCTATCGAATAGTATGAGGGCCGGGAATAAGGGGAAAAGTGAAGAAAACAGAGCTTTCAGAATGGTTGCTAACGTTAGTTGTTTGATATAACCTTCAAGTTTGATGTTTAATCCCAACATTATGAGTTTTCTCCCTAATACTGAAATACTTtgaaaactgaaagaaaagaaaatgtggtgTTTCGTTTTTTCTTAGGCCTGGTTGTAATACTGAATTGAAATTCTCCACATTTTAACTTTATCCTCATaatgcaattttaaaaaaacaacgttTTTTAATGCCCGGCACATAAAGTTTCAATCTTGTACCTTCAACATtattcaagtttaaaaaaagtaaagctCTTCTGGTTTATGTTATCTTATGTCTGGCACTAATATTCTTCCATAGACTATCACCTGGGAAAATGTCCTATTGTTGAAGAGCAGACTTCCCTCAAAGCACAGGTGCTGCTAATCACATAATGATTGCAATTAAGCCAGCATGCACGAGCAAAGTCTTGTGTGAGTGCTACGCACTCTTTATCAACGCAATCAATCACACCTGCGATAAGGGAGTCAACATGTCTATTTCTCTGGTTTATTGTTATGTTAAACTGCAGAATATGTGACCCAAAAGTGGGAAAAAATTACATGAATGTATTATAAAGCAAGGAAAACACCTttctaaatagtaaataaaatgctACCGTGACTTTCTAAAGATGTGTGCAACCACAAAAGGTGACTTTAAACGCACCGTAGGAATACACTTGCATAACAACAGGGATCCGGATAATGGGAGGAGTAAGTGAGGACAGCAAAGCCTGTAAAACACGTTCCGTGAACGCACCAATCCAGTCGGCTTTTCTCTGCGTAGCCCGGAGCAGCAGATCCCCGCTCTCTTCTCTCTGAGCCGCCACAACATTCCCCACAGCATTCCCCCTCTTCGGTGAAcagttaacttgtttttatcaGAGAGCTGCGTCGGGACAAACCGAGCTCTCGGGAtggatgctgctgctgcggaGAGGAGCGCCGCGGAGAGCCGGCTGGAGAGATGCAGCCACACGGCGTTCATAGAGGACAACACTCTGTATGTGTGGGGAGGCTACAAGGTGAGAAACGCAGGCTAGCTGTACCTGTGCAGGTAAATATATTTGCTTCTTAAAAGTATCCATTACTTGTTGGTCCTCTTGGAACTTCGTGAGTCCAATGGTTACTTTAATGTTCTTCTTGTTGTGTAAAGTAGCATGCTGACAATTTACCAAGAATAATTGAAAACATTGATTGTGAAAATGTAGCCTCAGGTGTTCTTCAAACTAGTTTAAACCGGTGTGTTAAGgcattttaaagatgtattttgtGGTTTTGCTTAACAATCGGTTACTTTTCTATAATTTTGGAAGGAAGATTTGGAAGGAAGATTTATATCAGCACTGCTGCATTTGCTTGGTTTTACCTACATAAATTGGATACTGAGTGTACATCTGTTTACAGAAACCAGCAGATGAGAGCTCTCAAAGGCAACTTTATAGCCGTAGACCAGAACATGTTCcagcaaagcaaacattttacaCTGTATCTTGTTGCATCCTCATTGTTGCtataaaagtacaacatttatcTATTAAACCACAAGAACATGAGTCATTATCTTGTTTTGATTCTTTTAACCACTCACACATCTGAAACCTGCATTGTTGTGGCTTTATTCCTCAGATAAGAGAACAGGTAAAAGATGTTTTCATACTTTGACTCCTCTTTCTCTCAGGTAGTTGGTGGAGAGGACATTGTGTTGCCCAGTGATGAGATATGGCTCTGTGATTTGGACAGCGGGATGTGGTAAGATGTTTAATCAGCTGATATGAACACTCTGTTGCCTTGACATTGAAGCTGTAGATGTAGGCCTCGACCGTGTGACATTGTGAAAACAAGATGCAGGGACTGTGCAAAAGGCTACAGTTACTGGGAGAATTTGTTGAATAAATCCCAGATTAAAAAGCCAACCAGTGTAAACCAAAGCACTAGGGTTGAGGTCACGCTTCATCTGTTTCTTACcaaacttttcctttttgtatcaCAGGGAAATGAGGGATATGAACGGAGACAGACCACCAGACTTGTCCGGCTTCTGTGGCTCTTATCTAAACGGCACATTCTACATCTTTGCAGGATGCGACCCTGTTGGATACACAAACCAGGTGAGTTTCCTTGACAGCAGCTGAGGCAGTTTGTTGCCCTCGTGTATTATCGTTAAACTGGAGTCATTGAGCTGAGCATCTGTTTTTAATCAGGTTAAAATCTCATTGAGATGTTAAGAGTGACCTTACCAAAAACAACGAAAATACTATTCAAATGGACAAATACAGCAGTGACATTGTGAAGTCATGTATCATtcgtgcttctattggttagccctccaaaacattgtatatGATTTGCAGGTcctctctaagcggttgaccaataacaacagagctggcAATCtgatcaatcagagcagactgggccgtatgagaaaaataaagaccttttggaacattaaagcatgtgaaaGATTGGCTTCCCGATAGCATCCTCTCTGATGACTTAAAATTCCTTCAGTACATTATATCTGGAACAAGGTGCTGCGCATGCTTTATGTTTAAGGTAATTCTTCCTGCAATAATGTGTCAAATATGAAGATGTCCttcttttcagttttgtgtCAGAATATAGTCATTTATTTTGGGTATCTTTTGGTATTATTGAAATGTCCTCTTAAGAATACAATATCATTCTCCTTCGTAATTCAACCAGCTGTTTTAAaggcacatttatttacatttatctcTTTTTTATAAGAGATTAATCGGATGAAGGTTATGTACTTCTAAAAAACGCGCAGGTTTCGGATCcaccttcttttctttcttttttttgctttaacagAGATATTTTGTAAGGCATTGTCTGTTAAATCTAAAGTGGAACGATTTTAAAATTGATGGATCCCTCTAAGACATTACAGAGGACAGCATGACtaattaaaagcattttttaataCTCGTTTTGAATGCCAGATATGAAGTTTGTCTTGTACATCCAGCCAAGCCCAGGGTGTGTTCAAAGAAAAATGCAGTTTATCTATTTGTCATCAGATAGAgttttgattctgattcacaTCATAAGTAGCGATACAAAATGTCTCAATTATACATCTCACTCCATGATAAAGATGGAAGCTTGATGATTGCAATGAATTTTACTCTCCTGTTAGATGTTCAGCGTTGATCTCACAGAGCAGAGCTGCATGTGGAAGAAAGTGACCGACACAAAAGGAACGACACCCTCACCTCGAAACAAACACTCCTGCTGGGTTTACCGAGACAGGTCAGTCCCTTCTGTgtgaaacaacacaacagatTTATCACAACATACTTTCAGCTTTTGTAGTTCAACATGTGACATATTTTTCCTTTGTGCAGATTAATCTACTTTGGTGGCTATGGGTGTAAGACGATAGGACAGGTACAGAACACACCGTCATCAAGCTTTGTTGTGGAGGAGATGTCCTGGGTAAATAATATTAACCATGCAGCTTTTTCTCGGCCAGATTTGTACTACTGGCTAAGTTAAGCAGATAGCTTGTTTGGCATTCAAGATCATATTCCAATCTTGTATTTTTCAGGCAACCATTGGAGACATTTTATTTAGGTGCTGGGGCTGGAACAATGAAGTCAGTGTTTATGAACCACATACGGCCATGTGGAGCATGCCAGAGACTCGGGTGAGTGCAACATGATTTCATGTGGAAGCCTGTAGTTAACAGAGGACTTAagtattta carries:
- the plekhm1 gene encoding LOW QUALITY PROTEIN: pleckstrin homology domain-containing family M member 1 (The sequence of the model RefSeq protein was modified relative to this genomic sequence to represent the inferred CDS: inserted 3 bases in 2 codons), giving the protein MLATQIPDAPPEAKDVKQIKDKLAKSLKALQKRYVTSDAVVTSENSDANLLCCALEAIFIHGIKSKYVRSEAGGRSRKGDRCPLPQPFFWSLLKTVTHRDVVTELEKISFVGTEVGRCRAWLRLALNHGLLECYLVSLFREGSKLRTYYQPSALLLNTEEREVLLSYLQGLASLTFNLSYKSAVLNEWTTTPLALAGLCPMSQVDTVELPLNGGDHPNSKSVNKEWDTVSQSSGSSDTQDLQRGCPGRGTGLLQGGRNAMNSSNVSLDTTGSSQLSSSLSSDSLLQGQDPRSPTGEPWYDQDMPINVNISTKKLKDSPTEFRESGHCSQDSMREDSFVSSTDPDQNSETAVFSGSDSDTQGPPTSSQELVDPLPNSDSEPSPTSDEIHVDYTPSEVGNHTAELLLDTDTLSTVGEPVESVEEEQHTNNSPETTEPVEEEREEEETPEPTVPPSSSRSTSILSRKLSTDSLNHSCSWISEDDIYMPHLEEVPDNSEPXLLPPPQLSPLSHPPGVVHRRQRGLFNPFRGLLKLGHLERRGAMGMWRDHYCELSPFEFRLYLNAEERTCSDNCSLLRCEEARIASPEGRFEVAFPGKRLYLRAANRDEAEDWVDRIVEALNKCRPAARADDHWEVLVPTTENGVDALSPTSAPSSPERTSLSSDTGMGGVQRXPPPQEFDWSRTADLERDAIKETVLYFSNDPEARIWAPLVFSLSLEALKGFRVEEGRKLLRQTHLIEEIRDVVPDVSLGGPAFFKLLTVRDTLRLRAEDPEEARSWRVLIRGALDSYLESGEEGGSVEPAVVTGNLQRLVQHRLKEDGALLVNLCTVPSEKGLDTQSFKCAGCPQQIGPSRGRARLCEFTGKYYCESCHHGDTSIIPSRMVHNWDVAQREVSKKALRLLAQVEQEPLLNLEQLNPELVKHADSMSDAHVLRQRLRLLGDYLLTCRSGAGKKLLARMEQRTYLLESSHLYSVLDLRQIAEGQYANYLVTLLQYASNHVFHCDLCTQRGFICQICHANDIIFPFQFDITTRCKDCKAVFHLACKAAGVSCPRCQRMKKYLERDLRVLSADGENIN